A section of the Elusimicrobiota bacterium genome encodes:
- a CDS encoding UvrD-helicase domain-containing protein yields the protein METCPAIDLNSLNPQQKEGVLHPGGPLLVLAGAGTGKTRVITYRIAHLISRGVAPDRILAVTFTNKAAGEMRRRIEELAPGKGALVWAHTFHAFAARLVRRHHDVLKLNRHFTIYDQSDQKRLVAEAMKAVGLEDQDKKASMYVSVISRAKDDLLDAQSYSIHAMTTGDPARKTAAEIYLAYQRKLDASGSLDFGDLLLKACDLMRNHPEVRSHYQKFFEHMLVDEYQDTNHAQYILTKTLAAQHRNLCVVGDDDQGIYSWRGANVRNILEFENDFPETKVVTLEQNYRSSSRILEAAGRVIRHNKTRKLKTLWTTKPAGESVVVQELPSEMEEAGWVVRRIRGLLDQGRSLRETAIFYRTNAQSRSFEEALRRAGLPYVIVGAMRFYERKEIKDALAYARLILNPADSTSLQRVINVPARGIGKTSLDRIASFAEAQGINLWEAFTRQAQIPQLTASCRRAAAELVHAVEKLRADAAGVTASRAIALILEQTGYWAWLEGQVATDPEAAGRLANLQELINSSKEYEEKAPADAALDLSHYLESVSLQTDLDAYDPNNPAVTLMTVHLAKGLEYPAVFLTGMEEGLFPIGSGNAVPEELEEERRLCYVGITRARELLHISYASTRRIFGQVYANLPSRFIVEAQLLFQGTPASPAVSAAAPVPATPLSRRLSACGARVGMRVTHPEFGGGKVLDAAGSGDNLKVAVLFDNGHSAKFLARYAPLEKE from the coding sequence GTGGAAACGTGCCCGGCCATAGACCTTAACTCCCTCAACCCCCAGCAGAAGGAGGGCGTGCTCCATCCCGGCGGGCCCCTGCTGGTCCTGGCCGGGGCGGGCACGGGCAAGACCCGGGTCATCACCTACCGCATCGCGCACCTCATCAGCCGCGGCGTGGCGCCGGACCGGATCCTGGCCGTCACCTTCACCAACAAGGCCGCCGGCGAGATGCGCCGCCGCATCGAGGAGCTCGCCCCGGGCAAGGGCGCCTTGGTCTGGGCCCACACCTTCCACGCCTTCGCCGCGCGCCTGGTGCGCCGCCACCATGACGTCCTCAAGCTCAACCGCCACTTCACCATCTACGACCAGTCCGACCAGAAGCGCCTGGTGGCCGAGGCCATGAAAGCCGTGGGCCTGGAGGACCAGGACAAGAAGGCCTCCATGTACGTGAGCGTCATCTCGCGCGCCAAGGACGACCTGCTCGACGCCCAGTCCTACTCCATCCACGCCATGACCACCGGCGATCCGGCGCGCAAGACCGCCGCCGAGATCTACCTGGCCTACCAGCGCAAGCTCGACGCCTCCGGGTCCCTGGACTTCGGCGACCTCCTGCTCAAGGCCTGCGACCTCATGCGCAACCATCCCGAGGTGCGCTCCCACTACCAGAAGTTCTTCGAGCACATGCTCGTCGACGAGTACCAGGACACCAACCACGCCCAGTACATCCTCACCAAGACCCTCGCGGCCCAGCATCGCAACCTCTGCGTGGTGGGAGACGACGACCAGGGCATCTACTCCTGGCGCGGCGCCAACGTGCGCAACATCCTGGAGTTCGAGAACGACTTCCCGGAGACCAAGGTCGTCACTTTGGAGCAGAACTACCGCTCCAGCTCGCGCATCCTGGAGGCCGCGGGCAGGGTCATCCGCCACAATAAGACCCGCAAGCTCAAGACCCTCTGGACCACCAAGCCCGCGGGCGAGTCCGTGGTGGTGCAGGAGCTGCCCAGCGAGATGGAGGAGGCGGGCTGGGTGGTGCGCCGCATCCGCGGGCTCCTCGACCAGGGCCGGTCCTTGCGCGAGACCGCCATCTTCTACCGCACCAACGCCCAGAGCCGCTCCTTCGAGGAGGCCCTGCGCCGCGCGGGCCTGCCCTACGTCATCGTGGGCGCCATGCGCTTCTACGAGCGCAAGGAGATCAAGGACGCTCTGGCCTACGCCCGCCTCATCCTCAACCCGGCCGATTCCACGAGCCTGCAGCGCGTCATCAACGTGCCCGCCCGGGGCATCGGCAAGACCAGCCTGGACCGCATCGCCAGCTTCGCCGAGGCGCAGGGCATCAACCTCTGGGAAGCCTTCACGCGACAGGCCCAGATCCCGCAGCTGACCGCCTCCTGCCGCCGCGCCGCCGCCGAGCTCGTCCATGCGGTCGAGAAGCTGCGCGCCGACGCGGCGGGCGTGACCGCCTCGCGGGCCATCGCCCTGATCCTGGAGCAGACCGGCTACTGGGCCTGGCTCGAGGGCCAAGTGGCCACGGACCCGGAGGCGGCCGGCCGCCTGGCGAACCTGCAGGAGCTCATCAACTCCTCCAAGGAATACGAGGAGAAGGCCCCGGCCGACGCGGCCCTGGACCTCTCCCATTATCTGGAATCCGTGTCCTTGCAGACCGACCTCGACGCCTACGACCCCAACAATCCGGCCGTCACCTTGATGACCGTGCACCTGGCCAAGGGCCTGGAGTACCCCGCCGTGTTCCTGACGGGCATGGAGGAGGGGCTCTTCCCCATCGGCTCGGGCAACGCGGTGCCGGAGGAGCTCGAGGAAGAGCGCCGGCTCTGCTACGTGGGCATCACGCGGGCCCGCGAGCTGCTGCACATCAGCTACGCCTCCACGCGCCGCATCTTCGGCCAGGTCTACGCCAACCTGCCTTCGCGCTTCATCGTGGAGGCGCAGCTCCTCTTCCAGGGGACCCCCGCTTCTCCCGCCGTCTCCGCCGCGGCCCCGGTCCCGGCGACTCCCCTCTCCCGCCGGCTCTCCGCCTGCGGGGCCAGGGTCGGGATGCGCGTGACCCATCCGGAATTCGGCGGCGGCAAGGTCTTGGACGCCGCCGGCTCGGGAGACAATCTGAAGGTGGCCGTGCTGTTCGACAACGGGCACTCGGCCAAGTTCCTGGCGCGCTACGCGCCCCTGGAGAAGGAGTAG
- the gatC gene encoding Asp-tRNA(Asn)/Glu-tRNA(Gln) amidotransferase subunit GatC yields the protein MSITAEEVRRIAALARLRLSDEEAALYEGQFGRILELVAEISALDTSQTAATTSVLGLSNVMRDDVPKPFCEPERLLALAPESEGGYYKVKKVLA from the coding sequence ATGTCCATCACGGCCGAGGAGGTCCGCCGCATCGCGGCGCTGGCGCGCCTGCGGCTCTCCGATGAGGAGGCCGCGCTCTACGAAGGGCAGTTCGGCCGCATCCTCGAGCTGGTGGCGGAGATCTCGGCGCTCGACACCTCGCAGACCGCCGCCACCACGAGCGTGTTGGGGCTCTCCAACGTCATGCGCGACGACGTGCCCAAGCCCTTCTGCGAGCCGGAGCGCCTCCTGGCCCTGGCCCCGGAGAGCGAGGGCGGCTACTACAAGGTCAAGAAGGTGCTCGCATGA
- a CDS encoding tetratricopeptide repeat protein, which produces MRACLLAGLLAALPGRAAAKGPPQPGREAQKTLAAAIALYDKCEFGAALVRFNKALALFDGWKTALGHRALCRWNMGDRRGADQDALIANQLRPNNAASFTSRGLARFVLKDYPAAEADFAQALGLDPDTAEAHFGLGSVASAKGDLGRALQSLGQAVRANNDFATAFLVRGTVQERRKDYPAAIRDFDRVLEINPRFVWAHFYRGKCRREVKAYREALADFNEFISEHPDFAEAVYLRSNVRFLAGDYSGAESDLDIVISLDPKRGLAYSNRGQARAQLGDRAGALADLKRALELLPDKRAKIQAAIDSIEGARSQAADAAVLEGGRSDAAAPSPASETSEPAFVSSEEGPARKRPARKAAAVDDVDAAPGQSAPASEKRVPASAQAKPAPRRGLDRLDEAAAGPAAAADLDVLGAGPDEARPEPAVTKKPKAKPAKAKRKAALDEDSPEPGRKGAAPEGDPQKSPGERNAGQEESLLIE; this is translated from the coding sequence ATGAGGGCTTGCCTCCTGGCGGGCCTGCTGGCCGCGCTGCCGGGACGCGCCGCGGCCAAGGGCCCGCCTCAGCCGGGCCGCGAGGCTCAGAAGACGCTGGCGGCCGCCATCGCGCTCTATGATAAGTGCGAGTTCGGGGCGGCCCTGGTGCGCTTCAACAAGGCGCTGGCGCTCTTCGACGGCTGGAAGACGGCCTTGGGCCACCGCGCCCTGTGCCGCTGGAACATGGGCGACCGGCGGGGCGCGGACCAGGACGCCCTCATCGCGAACCAGCTCAGGCCCAACAACGCGGCGTCCTTCACCTCCCGCGGTCTGGCGCGCTTCGTGCTCAAGGACTACCCGGCCGCGGAGGCTGATTTCGCTCAGGCCCTAGGACTCGACCCTGACACAGCCGAGGCGCATTTCGGCCTGGGCAGCGTGGCCAGCGCCAAGGGGGACCTGGGCCGGGCGCTGCAGAGCCTGGGCCAGGCCGTGCGCGCCAACAACGACTTCGCGACGGCCTTCTTGGTGCGGGGCACGGTGCAGGAGCGGCGCAAGGACTACCCGGCCGCGATCCGGGACTTCGACCGCGTGCTGGAGATCAACCCGCGCTTCGTCTGGGCGCACTTCTACCGGGGCAAGTGCCGCCGCGAGGTCAAGGCCTACCGCGAGGCCCTGGCCGACTTCAACGAGTTCATCTCGGAGCACCCGGACTTCGCGGAGGCGGTCTACCTGCGCTCCAACGTCCGCTTCCTGGCGGGCGATTACTCGGGTGCCGAGTCCGACCTCGACATCGTCATCTCGCTCGATCCCAAGCGGGGCTTGGCCTACTCCAATCGCGGCCAGGCGCGCGCCCAACTCGGCGACCGGGCCGGGGCCCTGGCCGACCTCAAGAGGGCTTTGGAACTGCTTCCGGACAAGCGCGCCAAGATCCAGGCCGCCATAGACAGCATCGAAGGCGCGCGGTCCCAGGCCGCTGATGCGGCGGTCCTGGAGGGCGGGCGCAGCGACGCCGCCGCGCCGTCGCCCGCGTCGGAGACTTCGGAGCCCGCTTTCGTGTCCAGCGAGGAAGGCCCGGCGCGCAAGCGTCCGGCGCGCAAAGCCGCGGCGGTGGACGATGTGGATGCCGCACCTGGCCAGTCGGCACCTGCTTCTGAGAAGCGGGTGCCTGCGTCGGCGCAGGCAAAGCCTGCGCCGCGCAGGGGTCTCGACCGCCTCGACGAGGCCGCGGCAGGGCCGGCCGCCGCGGCGGACCTGGACGTGCTGGGGGCCGGCCCGGACGAGGCCAGGCCGGAGCCCGCCGTGACGAAGAAGCCCAAGGCCAAGCCCGCCAAAGCCAAGCGCAAGGCCGCGCTGGACGAGGACTCCCCGGAGCCGGGCCGCAAGGGCGCCGCGCCGGAGGGGGACCCGCAGAAGAGCCCGGGGGAGCGCAACGCCGGCCAGGAAGAGTCCCTGCTCATCGAATGA
- the gatA gene encoding Asp-tRNA(Asn)/Glu-tRNA(Gln) amidotransferase subunit GatA has translation MSPAPAAALARDVASGQASAEEVLREHLARIRAWEPKLGAYIRVLEPEALAQARAVDAKRARGEKLGRLAGVPVAVKDNMLVRGAETTAGSRILQGHAAAYDATVVRRLRDEDAVLIGQTNMDEFAMGSSTENSAFQVTRNPWDADRVPGGSSGGSAAAVCAGLCSLALGSDTGGSIRQPASFCGVVGLKPTYGRVSRHGLIAFASSLDQIGPLARSVGDAALALSVIAGPDPLDSTCATMPVPDDLQSLGAGVKGLRVGLPKEYFVAGLDPEVEAAVRAAVATLGKLGAEVREVSLPHTRYAVSAYYILAPAEASSNLARFDGVRYGRRSARAKNLEELYELSRAEGFGPEVKRRIMLGTYALSAGYYDAYYGKAQRVRTLIKGDFSAAFQQVDVIAAPVAPTAAFRLGEKTSDPVAMYLGDAFTIPSSMAGNASLSLPCGRTKAGLPIGLQLIADSFCEGTLLRAAAAYERADPWLELPEPARA, from the coding sequence ATGAGTCCCGCTCCAGCCGCAGCCCTCGCGCGCGACGTGGCTTCCGGCCAGGCCTCGGCTGAGGAGGTCCTCCGGGAGCACTTGGCGCGCATCCGCGCCTGGGAGCCCAAGCTGGGCGCCTATATCCGGGTCCTGGAGCCGGAGGCCCTGGCCCAAGCCCGGGCCGTCGACGCCAAGCGCGCCCGCGGGGAGAAGCTGGGCCGCCTGGCGGGCGTGCCCGTGGCGGTCAAGGACAACATGCTCGTGCGCGGCGCGGAGACCACGGCCGGCTCGCGCATCCTGCAGGGCCACGCCGCGGCCTACGACGCGACCGTGGTGCGGCGGCTGCGCGACGAGGACGCGGTGCTCATCGGGCAGACCAACATGGACGAGTTCGCCATGGGCTCCTCCACCGAGAACTCGGCTTTCCAGGTCACGCGCAATCCCTGGGACGCCGACCGGGTGCCCGGCGGCTCCTCCGGCGGGTCGGCGGCCGCCGTCTGCGCCGGACTCTGCAGCCTGGCCCTGGGTTCGGACACGGGAGGCTCGATCCGCCAGCCCGCCTCCTTCTGCGGCGTGGTGGGGCTCAAGCCCACCTACGGCCGGGTCTCCCGCCACGGCCTCATCGCCTTCGCCTCTTCCTTGGACCAGATCGGTCCGCTGGCCCGCAGCGTCGGGGACGCGGCCTTGGCCCTCTCGGTCATCGCGGGGCCCGACCCCCTGGACTCGACCTGCGCCACCATGCCGGTCCCCGACGATCTCCAGTCTCTGGGAGCCGGCGTGAAGGGCTTGCGCGTGGGGCTGCCCAAGGAATACTTCGTGGCGGGCTTGGACCCCGAAGTGGAAGCGGCCGTGCGCGCGGCCGTGGCCACCCTGGGCAAACTCGGCGCCGAGGTGCGCGAGGTCTCCCTTCCCCATACCCGCTACGCGGTGAGCGCCTATTACATCCTGGCCCCGGCGGAGGCCAGCTCGAACCTGGCCCGCTTCGACGGCGTGCGCTACGGCCGCCGCAGCGCTCGGGCGAAGAACCTCGAAGAGCTCTACGAGCTCTCGCGCGCCGAGGGCTTCGGGCCCGAGGTCAAGCGCCGCATCATGCTGGGGACCTACGCCTTGAGCGCCGGCTACTACGACGCCTACTACGGCAAGGCCCAGCGCGTCCGCACGCTCATCAAGGGGGATTTCTCCGCGGCCTTCCAGCAGGTCGACGTCATCGCCGCGCCCGTCGCGCCCACCGCCGCCTTCCGCCTGGGCGAAAAGACCTCGGACCCGGTGGCCATGTACCTCGGCGACGCGTTCACCATCCCTTCCAGCATGGCGGGCAACGCCAGCCTCTCGCTGCCCTGCGGCCGGACCAAGGCGGGCCTGCCCATCGGGCTCCAGCTCATCGCGGACTCCTTCTGCGAGGGGACCTTGCTGCGCGCGGCCGCGGCCTATGAGCGGGCCGACCCATGGCTGGAGCTGCCGGAGCCGGCCCGTGCTTAA
- a CDS encoding NUDIX domain-containing protein, whose translation MLKEISAGGLVVREGKVLLVKVENLEGEVRWTFPKGHLEAGEGPRQAALREVEEETGWACRIQAPLTTARYRFLRHGREVSKQVRWYLMAPLEKVGSRDGDEIMAVRWAAFAAARKLISYRSDIELFEAFHKRGAA comes from the coding sequence GTGCTTAAGGAGATATCGGCGGGCGGCTTGGTGGTGCGCGAGGGCAAGGTGCTTCTGGTCAAGGTGGAGAACCTGGAAGGCGAGGTCCGCTGGACCTTTCCCAAGGGGCATCTGGAAGCGGGCGAGGGTCCCCGCCAGGCGGCCCTGCGCGAGGTGGAGGAAGAGACCGGCTGGGCCTGCCGCATCCAAGCGCCGCTGACCACGGCGCGCTACCGATTCCTGCGGCACGGCCGGGAGGTCTCCAAGCAGGTCAGGTGGTATCTCATGGCGCCCCTGGAGAAGGTCGGCAGCCGGGACGGCGACGAGATCATGGCCGTGCGCTGGGCCGCTTTCGCCGCGGCCCGCAAGCTCATCAGCTATCGCAGCGACATCGAGCTCTTCGAGGCGTTCCATAAGCGGGGGGCGGCGTGA
- the gatB gene encoding Asp-tRNA(Asn)/Glu-tRNA(Gln) amidotransferase subunit GatB produces MVVGLEVHVQLATRTKLFCACATDGFGAPPNSRVCPLCTGQPGVLPVLNRAAVELAFQAALALNCRIAPASVFARKNYFYPDLPKAYQISQYEKPFSTDGWLDLPAPQGAGRRIRIHRIHLEEDAGKLLHAVGSRELDHSLVDFNRGGVPLIEVVSEADLRSPDEAAAYLKALKEIIQYVGVSRCDMEKGELRCDANVSVRPAGQAEFGTRTEIKNLNSVRAVKDALEYEHLRQTGLLAAGGRVSQETLLWDPQAGVTRPMRSKEGAEDYRYFPDPDLPPLVADARWLGELKARLPELPEARRERFASQYGLSADDAELLASTRALADYFDAAAKGLKPAAAKTAANLIATEFLARLNAEGLAPEAARLPAAELGALAALVEDGTLSSKGAKAAFAALWEGGGSAAEVVAKLGLAQVSDEAAVAAWVQSALAANAKAAADLRAGNARAAGALVGAVMKLSKGKANPVIVNRLIQESLKP; encoded by the coding sequence ATGGTGGTGGGCCTCGAGGTGCACGTCCAGCTCGCCACCCGCACCAAGCTCTTCTGCGCCTGCGCGACCGACGGGTTCGGCGCTCCCCCGAACTCGCGGGTCTGCCCGCTCTGCACGGGCCAGCCGGGCGTGCTGCCGGTCCTCAACCGCGCCGCGGTGGAGCTGGCGTTCCAGGCGGCCCTGGCGCTCAACTGCCGGATCGCACCGGCCTCGGTGTTCGCGCGCAAGAACTACTTCTACCCGGACCTGCCCAAGGCCTACCAGATCTCCCAATACGAGAAGCCATTCTCCACGGACGGCTGGCTCGACCTGCCGGCGCCCCAGGGTGCCGGCAGGCGCATCCGCATCCATCGCATCCACCTGGAGGAGGACGCGGGCAAGCTCCTGCATGCCGTCGGCTCGCGGGAGCTCGACCATTCCTTGGTGGACTTCAACCGCGGCGGCGTGCCCTTGATCGAGGTCGTCAGCGAAGCCGACCTCCGCTCCCCCGATGAAGCCGCCGCCTACCTCAAGGCCTTGAAGGAGATCATCCAGTACGTCGGGGTGAGCCGCTGCGACATGGAGAAAGGCGAGCTGCGCTGCGACGCCAACGTGTCCGTGCGGCCCGCCGGCCAGGCCGAGTTCGGCACGCGCACGGAGATCAAGAACCTCAACTCCGTGCGCGCGGTCAAGGACGCCCTGGAATACGAGCACCTCCGGCAGACCGGGCTCCTGGCCGCGGGCGGCCGGGTCAGCCAGGAGACTTTGCTCTGGGACCCGCAGGCCGGCGTGACGCGGCCCATGCGCTCCAAGGAAGGCGCCGAGGACTACCGCTACTTCCCGGATCCCGACCTGCCGCCCTTGGTGGCCGACGCCCGTTGGCTCGGAGAGCTCAAGGCCCGCCTGCCGGAGCTGCCCGAGGCCCGGCGGGAGCGCTTCGCCTCCCAATACGGCCTGAGCGCCGACGACGCGGAGCTCCTCGCTTCCACGCGCGCCCTGGCCGACTACTTCGACGCCGCGGCCAAGGGCCTCAAGCCCGCCGCGGCCAAGACCGCCGCCAACCTCATCGCCACCGAGTTCCTGGCCCGGCTCAACGCCGAGGGCCTGGCCCCGGAGGCGGCGCGCCTGCCGGCCGCGGAGCTGGGCGCCCTGGCGGCGCTGGTGGAGGACGGCACGCTGTCTAGCAAGGGCGCCAAGGCCGCCTTCGCCGCGCTGTGGGAGGGCGGCGGCTCGGCCGCGGAGGTCGTGGCCAAGCTCGGCTTGGCCCAGGTCTCCGACGAGGCGGCGGTGGCCGCCTGGGTCCAGTCGGCTCTGGCCGCCAACGCCAAGGCCGCGGCGGACCTCAGGGCCGGCAATGCCCGCGCCGCGGGCGCGCTGGTGGGCGCGGTCATGAAGCTCTCCAAGGGGAAAGCCAACCCCGTCATCGTCAACCGCCTGATCCAGGAGTCGCTCAAGCCATGA